Within the Salvia hispanica cultivar TCC Black 2014 chromosome 4, UniMelb_Shisp_WGS_1.0, whole genome shotgun sequence genome, the region AGTATGAGCCTAATTTCCACCATTTCTTAGGGTGGACCACAGACCTAACACGCTGCAACATTTTCCACACAATTGATGTGATAATACAAAACTATCTTGAAACATATAAATGCATTCCCATTTAGTTTCCCCTTTTTACACGATTCCTCGATTATTCATATCATATGTATTCGAACTAAGCCAAACGATATGTACATAATAAGTTAGGCCCACtgtattctctttttatagattaattaaatgcTTATTTATGGGATGAAATAGTGCAGAAGCCTATCTGAATTAGgagtaattaaaaaagtaatcTAGGCTAGGCAGATGGGAAATGAGAGGCTGTTCCAGTAGAGGAAACAGCAAAATCAAGGTGGGAAATTGGAGCATTGACATAAGATATTTGGGTTACCATGTGATTAtgatttgaataataatagGGAGATTGTTGACCCTGGCTGGACCCAATCGACCCAATCCCTTGTGATGAGACTGATTCCTCCTGAGTTTGGCACTCCAAGTTCACTCCGAACAGCCTCAGCGTCTTGGAATTCCCATTCGATGTCTGCTGCTTCTCGTGAAATCCACCACCTGTGTTCATTCATTATCATTTCACGGATGCCTAACTTGAATCTCAAATGGTTAAATTAGAGAATGATGAAGAAGCACACCTTGATGAGATTGGAAATGGAGAGAATTAATGTGTTGCTGGATTGGAGCAGGATAAATGATCCTTAACCCAGGGGCGGGCGGCTGAGAATCGGAGGTCCTCCGGCGCCAGCCGATGAAGAAGCGGCCGGTGTCGAGGCGGTGGCGGGCGAAGACGACGACGTCGCCGGCGTGGAGGCGCTTGTCCTTGACGAAGCGGCTCCAGCCCTTGGTGAGGACGTAGCTCTGGCTGCTGTTCCAGTAGGAGTAGCGAAACCGCCACGATTTCCCCAATTCGTCCTCGAAGCCAAGCAGCAAGCCGCTCTCGGCGCCGCTGCTGAGGGGGAAGTGCTTCTCCGCGTGCTGCTTCGGTATGACCAGCCGGTTCAGCTTCCCGACGTCGCTCGGCGTCAGCGGCTTCTCGAACAGCCGCTCCGATTCGTCGTCGCCATGGTTGATGGAGGGTTTTGGAGGTGGTGAAATTGAATCAGGCATTGTGCAGTGTGGCCACCAATGGGGTTGCAGCTCTGCAGACAACTGGTtcattgacatttttattacAAGGAACACagactagtactatataatgataatgataatgatacTCTCTCTCACAAGCGTGCTACTAATACCTTGTTTTGTTgtgatgtggaaaaatgtggaAGATGGTTTGTAGAATTTGTATAGTAATTTGTAAATGTTGGGGCGgtggggtggtggtgggggGTTTAAGGTTGTTGAGGGTTGCGTGGGTGAATGCAAAAATCAATCATTAAAATCAGTGCAATACAGTGTGTAACTTTACAAGCCAACACGGAAATTATGTCATCAGGCCCTGCACAATCTACCCAAACAACTCACTTTATGTTACTTACTCATATTCctatttaaaatactactccctccgtcataCAAAAGAAGTCACACTTGTAGAAaggcacgagattttaagaggttttattttgtgtgttaaatgaagagagaaaatattatttttatatttatgtgagagaaatttttttttataaatagaaatgtgacatcttttatggaacaaactaaaaagaaaaatgtgacatttttataggaaggagggagtaaattAATATCCACAATTCTACGTTAAATTATTGCTATTTTTAATCCATAGAGCAGCGGCTACTATTCAATCTTAGAGACACTTGCCATGTTACTGTGTTACCAGATCCACTGGTGGCCCCCACCGAGGTCCAAACCTTCCTACTTAGGTAATTACTCTCTGTATTCTATTCCTTTTGTATTTTCGAATTACTGATCGTGACCAAGTAAggataaaataatgttttcaCTTTGTTTACTGTTCATGCATCAGTGAGTGAGTGCAtcaatttgtaaataaaatttaatactatgcATTTTATACAGATCAAACACGACCTGGTCGAGAATTGGAatactatatagtactacaagTCTGTGTTACTCGATTATTGGAACCATTAAATACCGTGTAACAATAATTATAGAAACTAATTTTCTGCACATTTGGAATTAATATATGGAACTACCTAAGTTGTAGTAGAATTTAACGCCTAGTCCTTTTTAGTCGGAAGTGCATTCTACGATACGACAtcttagaaaaaattaaatttgaccaTGTGACCATGTCCAATTTtaaagtacttttttttttttaattactactccagTATTTTCTTACTCAAGCAAGGTTATTATCAAAACCTAAATTACTAAGTTAGTTTGAATTAAGTATTGCtattttcaactcaattttaCGAAAGAATACCATGATGAacgaataattaaattctgatCCAGcgttaaataattatgtaacGTATACATGTgcttattaataaaattataaaacttcTAAAATGTTTATCGAGTATATGTGTAACATTTAGAGAAACGCGTATATATCGTATGTATTTATGTGTgctttcaaataaatatagacACCCACTCCCATGACCTACAAAGTCGACACTTGATATAATTCGAAAAAGGGTTATGGTCGCCCAAATTTTGAGATAGGTCGTGGTGGGGGACCTAGATTTGTCGATACtacttcaatttaaatttatttacacCATCTATCACTTATTCCTTACACTAGTtttaaattgagatatttgttttcttttactagtattatatatatatggtcatACTTAAATAGATGCCTTAGTTCCCATTGTTTCCCTCGAAAGATGCACCTCAATCttaatctaaaattttgttattgataCTAATTCAACTTTTTTACTAATTCACACTCAAATGGTCACACCTACTTAAACACATCAACATATTACCTAAGTACtagttaattaaaaagataatgttgTCAATGCATGTTATAGTTCCTTTTTACGTTAAATGATACTCCTATTACGTGTTAGATATTTCTCCATAAGTACCAATGCccatttataatttcaatattatttcggattttattttctcctaaTTCCAGTGATTGCTTTATTTAGCAATAAACAAAAAGTTAAATTAGTGACACCTTTCCTAATTTAATCAGAGatagataataataaaaaaaactaatagtatgtcgacaaaaatataaatatttacaaaacgAGAATCCGTTATTAGAAGAAGAGATAAGGTGAAtgtatatactactattttttattactactatactaTTTATGTGTTCGTGTTTAAATTATGTCCTCACaatgtcaaattttaatttccatGAGCCCCATATTTCTCTGTCACTTTGATTAACTACACGCACTCTCATCTCTGTCTGTCCCcatttagtatttattttgtggtTTTATCAGTTTCATTCGATACATCCAGCTATTATGTTGTGTCCAAGTACAAGCTTATATTTCAAATAGTGGTAATAATTTATTCTCAAATCTATTTGTAATGACGTTATACGTAATGCCAGTTAGTGCCTAGTGGTGTTTACTATTCTGATTCGTTTAGGAGTTTTCagggtttttaaaaattaatatgatgaatagtacttcctccatttCATTCTTCCATTTCATGTTAATGGATTATGgatgcatttcatttttttttactcattttggaaaagataatactccctccatttcaagttatttgagtcgtattccattTTGAGTTGTCcgaagttacttgagtcatttctttttttggctaaaaacaaaacatctaatcacacatatatactttattctttcttttactttactctctcttctctctattactccttccgtccgccattaagagtctcattcatggacggcacgagttttaagaaatgttaagaaaagtgggtggaaaaaagttagtggaatagaggtctcacttgtatatattagttttaaataaaatgtgagtggaatgagctAATGGAAGGTAGGActctattatcatttatggtaaaagtgaaccgggactcttattcgcggacggactaaaatgcaaaaacgggactcttattcgcggacggagggagtactttattctctcctctactttatttaactcacaaaaaataactttctTAAAGCTCGTGCTAAAAAAGAAACGCTTCAAGTAACGTgacacggagggagtactccgTAAATAGTTCAactgaaaataattaacatccgtattaatttatatactcttAGTAACCGTGGCGTGTGTGATGTGTGTCACTTAATGTGAGCTTATAGAAATGATcgcttctatttttttaaaaaaaattgttattctgtatattaaaattgctTATAAATGTGtgattacataataaaaaaagcaaGCGTATGCATATTAACATATCTGATACCAGATCATATAGATTAAATATTCTTCGCCTGCCGCACATTAGTATCTGTTAATTTTGAATCATTAAATAAGATACTATACGTGAAATTACGAGGACCAAGTTTTTGAAACCAATTATTTGATGTTtcacaataattaattgttagGTCATgacattattaatttagagAATCATGATTCAGGCAGTAACAGTCAACAGTGCAATGTACTAACAAACATTGGttacagaaaaaaatatatgtagtCGGGACCAAGAACAATGTACGTAATCCAAAGGCTGATTTGCATCCCCactttttaatgtataaaagtaggatatttttattaataattccataattaattGCAGGGAACATTAGAGTCAtggtataaatattttttatttaaggtGCCACTAATTTCGGGATTCATAACGGAAATGATATTCAGTGTCAACGATTAATTGATACTCCATATGTAGAGTCTTGGTGTTTCGCACAATGCCTTTTGGGGTTGTTAAAAGattcactattttaattttaggtcACTCTTATAACTTACACACGTCAATACGTCATAATATCTTTATTCTAACAATTCTTGTCCTATTATTGTAATTTACACATATCGTATTATATGTGACAAACTCTTATAAACTAAATCTTATAGTATAATAAGACGGAATAAGGAAATATGTTGGTTGGGTGACGATTAAATAAGTTATGCTTATGATGATACGATACTATTCAACTTGACACGACACAATAGCGATCGAATCCTAATATTACACGATTAAAACTTGATATTCTGCTATCACACAATTAAACACATGATATAACACGATTAATACTTTATCACGATTTAAAtctaaatagtaaaataaaaatataataattttttcaataataatattaaatgggTTATTTCTAACACAAACTCAATCCGAAATTATCAGGTTCTTACTAGGTAggttatttgaaaatatactccccccggattaaatttatttatttattttttgtgttgtctAGAGTCGCTTAAATTAGTTGCGTAGATGATTTTGTGACTAAATATcatattgtgtttttttttacaacCATACCAGCGTGAAAATTGTAGGAGAacttattgtttaatttggacttcaaaatagaaaaaagaaaaaagaaaacaaagtgTGCATAAATCACAGGTCAACTATATACTAGTATGAGAGACACGTGGTGCCTAACATTATTAGAAATTTTGCGCCGACAATTTAAGcaatataagaaattataaatcattttcACACTAGAAAAGTTGACGTGTCACCTTTTCCCTACTTCCATTGATACTATATGctaaaatatggagtagtatatttgaCTGGAGAAACATATTTGTAACTTGTTTGTTAATGTTTTCTTGCATAAATATGAAAGGGCTTCCTCTTTCTGCCTTTTAATACTCTAAAATTATATGGAAAGATATTAAAGGATGATGTGGAAGTTTCTTTCCCGCAAAACGCAAGTATGGGTTAGGTTTAGAcgaattcaataatttatatgtTGCGATGAGATGCGACAAGAATTTGTGGTGTATCATACTTTAAGGTGTAGTGTTAGTAATGATTCAAAATCTAGAAAAAGTTGTGTCATCTgattagaataaatatattaattaatactatagaAGATACTATGCTATGAGCATATCTATAtcaatataaatgaatttttgtaAACTTGacaaaatgcaaaattatactagtactaccaataaaattaactttcttctatatataataaGTTTCCCTCTCTAATGATAATGATCTTCAgtcattttgtttcttttatctcccaatttattactcatattttgCATTTAGTATATCTTGTTACTTAACAACCACTTTTTTTTCCAAAGTTTATGTTTGTTTCCCCTTTTAGGATTATTTTAAGTACTATTACTATAAGTCATATGTGTAATAGCGGTGTTTGTCGATAGGAACCGATGAAAGACATGTCAATTTATCTCTGTAATGTCACAAATAATCAATTcaaatacatttaatttggCCACAATCTAACATGAAgctgtataatatatataaaggtT harbors:
- the LOC125224510 gene encoding B3 domain-containing protein At2g36080-like isoform X1, with the translated sequence MSMNQLSAELQPHWWPHCTMPDSISPPPKPSINHGDDESERLFEKPLTPSDVGKLNRLVIPKQHAEKHFPLSSGAESGLLLGFEDELGKSWRFRYSYWNSSQSYVLTKGWSRFVKDKRLHAGDVVVFARHRLDTGRFFIGWRRRTSDSQPPAPGLRIIYPAPIQQHINSLHFQSHQGGGFHEKQQTSNGNSKTLRLFGVNLECQTQEESVSSQGIGSIGSSQGQQSPYYYSNHNHMQVYRQG
- the LOC125224510 gene encoding B3 domain-containing protein At2g36080-like isoform X2; translation: MSMNQLSAELQPHWWPHCTMPDSISPPPKPSINHGDDESERLFEKPLTPSDVGKLNRLVIPKQHAEKHFPLSSGAESGLLLGFEDELGKSWRFRYSYWNSSQSYVLTKGWSRFVKDKRLHAGDVVVFARHRLDTGRFFIGWRRRTSDSQPPAPGLRIIYPAPIQQHINSLHFQSHQGGGFHEKQQTSNGNSKTLRLFGVNLECQTQEESVSSQGIGSIGSSQGQQSPYYYSNHNHMVYRQG